Proteins encoded in a region of the Marinilabiliales bacterium genome:
- a CDS encoding 6-bladed beta-propeller — protein sequence MTYRFFFGLSLIISIYSCSVKMEESEIGNGFINLDIETLISDEAVYFSELFSGFHIIPLETKENVVLGNISNIKFKDEIFFCFDRMKTRKVYLFSKDGSFISSVGNIGRGPGEYMYAVDFDVDTIEKRVAIYDGRKLNFYDYHGKFTGKITFDHGFQTFLITENHLVFYRNPHRINNPDENLIYLFDREGKEITTLVENTGIYMDAMQFFMGGHFFQWQNNTRFFMPYTETIYSISEKEAKPFIQLRTNRYKITSKELSEINTSRLHPMASGIEKLFLIRKYSENEKLCFFNFNIGMRRYQTFHYFDSNKTICTSRFIDDLTFINPEFIQLNNNQMIAIIHETQISIFKKLVSDGKINLTEKEKASLLEIPDYNNPIIVLFDI from the coding sequence ATGACATACAGGTTTTTTTTTGGCCTTTCGCTCATAATATCCATTTATTCCTGCTCAGTTAAAATGGAAGAATCTGAAATAGGAAATGGCTTTATAAATTTGGATATTGAAACCCTAATATCTGATGAAGCAGTATATTTTTCTGAGTTATTTTCTGGCTTTCATATTATACCCCTTGAAACAAAAGAGAACGTGGTTCTGGGCAATATCAGTAATATAAAATTTAAGGATGAAATATTCTTCTGTTTTGACAGAATGAAGACAAGAAAAGTTTATTTGTTTTCTAAAGATGGTTCCTTCATAAGCAGTGTTGGAAACATAGGAAGAGGTCCTGGGGAATACATGTACGCAGTTGATTTTGATGTCGATACAATTGAGAAAAGAGTTGCAATATATGATGGTAGAAAATTGAATTTTTACGATTATCATGGAAAATTTACCGGCAAGATCACTTTTGATCATGGCTTTCAAACTTTTCTAATCACAGAAAACCATCTTGTATTCTATCGGAACCCCCACAGAATAAATAATCCTGATGAGAATCTAATTTATTTATTTGATCGGGAAGGTAAGGAAATTACTACACTGGTTGAAAATACAGGAATTTACATGGATGCTATGCAATTTTTCATGGGAGGGCATTTCTTCCAATGGCAGAATAATACCCGGTTTTTCATGCCATATACTGAAACTATTTATTCTATAAGTGAAAAAGAAGCTAAACCGTTTATCCAATTACGTACAAATCGATATAAAATAACAAGTAAAGAGTTATCAGAGATTAATACCAGTCGTTTGCACCCGATGGCATCAGGAATTGAAAAGCTATTTCTTATAAGAAAGTATTCGGAGAATGAAAAACTTTGCTTTTTCAATTTCAATATAGGAATGAGAAGATATCAAACTTTTCATTATTTTGATTCAAACAAAACAATATGCACCAGTAGATTTATTGATGATTTAACATTCATAAATCCGGAATTTATTCAATTAAATAATAATCAAATGATTGCCATAATTCATGAAACTCAAATTTCGATTTTTAAGAAACTGGTTTCTGATGGTAAAATAAACTTGACAGAAAAAGAAAAAGCAAGCCTCCTTGAAATACCTGATTATAATAACCCTATAATTGTATTGTTTGATATTTAA